ACTGGCCGCGCGACCAGGGTTTCCGCGTCGTGCAAGCCGAGGAGTGCTGGCATAAGTCGCTCACACCGCTGATGGAGGAAGTGCGCCAGAAGGTCGGCGGCGGGCCGGTCTATATCTCCTTTGATATCGACGGTCTCGATCCGGCCTTCGCGCCGGGCACGGGTACGCCCGAGATCGCTGGCCTGACACCGGCGCAAGGGCTGGAGATCATTCGTGGTTGCCGCGGGCTCGATATCATCGGTTGCGACCTGGTTGAGGTGTCGCCGCCCTATGACCCCCACGGAAACACGGCGCTGGCTGGGGCCAACATGCTGTTCGAGATGTTGTGTGTCTTGCCCGACGTCGTCTACCGCACGTAGCGCAATCACATCGCGTCAAAAGCGAACGGCCGGGGTCAAATGACCACCGGCCGCTGCTGGGGGGTTTGGAGGTTGGTTCGTTGCGCGTCGACGCACTCGACCCCTGTTGTTCTTAGATCTGGTTGATCAGCAGTGAGAGGACCAGCCCGGCCAACATGCCACCGACGGCAAATCCGAGGCCGTAGACCATCTGGCGAAATCCATCTGCTGCCTGGGCGGCGCTGATGTTGAAGCTCTTGTGGCTGTGGCCTTGAGCGGTAGCTTGCTGTTGCATCCCCTGGTTCCCTCTTTGGCTGCGGGCACGTGCGCTCTGTCGAGAATTGATATGGGGCATCCATGGCGCGATGTCGCGTGACCCGCGTCACAAGACACACGTCGGCCAGTGCTTACGCCCAAGACTGTGATGGTTGACATGCAACAGAGCGTGATGGCGCTCACCGCAGGCATGAGCATTTTCTGAAAAGCGATAGCAAGACGCTTCGCCCGCAACGAACTAACTACTTGTAATAAAACAAGAATATTTAGAGCAAGCTGTCCAAGGCATCTCCGTGGGTTGTCAACGACCGCCTGTCGATGAATTAGGCGTCGTCAAGGTGACGGCCATCACGACAACACGCTGCGGCTGACCAACGTCGGCGCCCGCCAACGGAAGCTGTGACGACGAGCGCAACTGCCCTGCACCGCCACTACCTGCGGAAACTCAGACCCGATCGCGCCTCAGCGCCTGGGCCATGCAGTGGATGCCGCCTCCGCCGCGGGTGAAAACGTCCATGGCGGGGTCGTAGACCTCGAAGCCCTGGGCCTTCAGCTTGTCGACCAGATCCTTGGCGTGCGCCGGCGCGAGGATCTTGTCGTCGCCCAGCGCCATCACGTTACACGCCAACGCCATGGTGTCCTGATAGTTCACCGGCACGATCTCGATGTTCTTGGCTTTCAGCCAGCTGACGATCTCCGGATCGGTCGTGTCCAGGCACACCGCGCAGAGTTTCTCGGCCAGCATGCAGACCATCAGGTCGATGTGGACATAGTGCTCGGCGATCGGTGCCAGCTTCACCTCCCAGCCTTCCTTGTCGAACCAGCGCTTCACCTGCTCTGCCGACTGCTCCTGGGTGCGCTCGCCGCAAAAACCGATCAGGACCGCGCCGGGCTCGATGACATCGAAATCGCCGCCCTCGAACGAACCGGCCGTCACCATGTCATAGATCGGGATGTCATTTTCCATATAGAAGCGCAGGACCGGGCCGTACTCGCCGCGGCGCCACCACTGCGCCATCTGCGTCACGACCGCGCCATAGGGTGTCATGAATGACGAATCGCGGGCGTAGACCTGATAGGGCAGTTCCTCATCGGGATCGAGGAAGTGCACGTTGACGCCGGCATCGTTGTAGGCGTCGACCATCTCGCGGTGTTGTTTCATGGCGAGCTGCTTGTCGAACTTGTCGCCGCGCTTCAGCGTCGCCTTAGAGATCGAACTGGTCGGCAGCCAACGGTAGTTGTCGGCCGGCCCCAGCAAGACATCACGCAGTTTCCCATACTCTGAATTGACGCCCCAATCGGTCAGTTCCTGCGTGTTTCCTTCAGGGTTGCGGCAACGAAGCGGGTTCATGGTCTGGCTCCACATTGGAAAGAAGACGGGTCTAGCGTCTGGGCAACACCGGCAACGTCTTTCTATGTCATGTCACGTTCGAACTGTCCTCTGCATACCGTCCGGCGAGATGTTTGCCAAGCCGGTCGTCGCGTGCGACGTGTAGCCCTATCTCGCATTGATGACGGCAACCCACAGATGATCAAGGAAATGGATCAATTGGCGGGGCCGCTCGAAAGGCGGAACGCCGGGCGTCTTGCCGAGCCATGCGCTTGGACGTCGTTGCGACTGCAACCGTATGGCGATATCGTGGCCAGGGGCTTGTGACCTCTAAGGTTTGTCGCTTTTGGCTATCGGGGTGTCCTATTGAAAGGCTGGGTCGGATGTTTGGCTGCGGCGGTCCTGCTTACTCTCTTGGTCGCGACGACCGCCGGTCAAACAGCGGACGAACAGCGTGAGACGGGTATCGAGCTAGCAGCAGTCCCCGACGCGTACGTCGAGAACGTCGTCGACGCCGCCAGGATCTTCTTGTCCACCTTGGACTCAGATCAAAAGGCGCAGGTTCTCTTCGACTTCGACGACAAAGCCCGCACATCCGGCAGGGATACGAGCAGCACGCCCTCGTTCTGCGCGGTTCTGGCATGGTGTGTCGGCTGGGGTCTGACACAATGCAGCTTGACCTATCCTCAACACGTCGCCTTGCAGCGTCTGTTGTCATCTGCCTTGTCCGATGCCGGCTACCAGACACTCCTTGCCATCATGAACCGGAACCGTTTGATCGGGGAGTATGAAGACGCAGGCTTGACTGGCTACACGGGTGCGGCCAAAGAGCATTGTCCTGACCTGCTGGCCCCCTCGGTCTTCCGCATTCCTGAACACTGCGTACCGGGACTTCCGACGACGGCCGACACAATCAATGTCGGAGGCAACAATCCACCGACATCCGATGGGTCGTACAGCACGGCCTGGGAATGGCCCGGCGGACCACCCGGGCTCAGTGGGCGCCACGAACAGTTCTGCGACTACACGATTGCCTTGTTCGGCGAGCCCGGTTCGGACACATGGGCCATACGCTTCGAGGGACATCACACAACGATCAATCTGACGTTCCTCAAAGACCACGAAACCGGCGCCGTTGTGGTTCAGGCGACGCCTCTGTTTCTGGGGTCATATCCTATGGTCATACCACCCCCATCTCATCCGGACGACCTGAGCGCGCAGGCAACCTGGATTTCCTCCCAGGGACTGATGGCGGAGACACTCCAGCACGTCCGCGCCTTCTTGGCCGGGCTACCGGATGACGTTCGCCAGGCTTCCTTTGTCCCCGTGGATACGTTTCACCAGACCGCTCCGCTGCAGCAAGATGTCTACCCGCCATGGCTCGTGACCGGTCTGTTGCCCGACGCGTCATTGAACCCGCCGGATCGCATGATGCAGGTAGGGATAGGCAAACTTGACGCCGCAACCATCTGGCACCTTAAACAACTGTATCGACGCTTCTTCTCGACAATGCCGCCTGACGTCGGTGATCAGTACTTGGCGATCGTTACAGATTTGCTGGCGTCCGGTGCTCCCTTGAGCGTCATGTGGGCAGGGACTGACGAAGCGGACTCTGCGCAAGATGTCTTTGTGCGGGTTGTTCTTGGCTCACTCCTGATTGAGGCCGTTGCAAACAAGCAGTGGAGTGCCCAGAACCGGCACGTCGACGTGGCCAATCACTTGCACGCCGTGTTGCGTGATCTGAGCTTCGAGTGGGACTTCGATCCTGTCAGCTCGACGGAACAGCATCACAGCGATCATTAGATGTCGCTTGCGGAACAGGAGGCCATCGAGACCAGATGACGATGTCATTCACGAAAGTGGCGCTACTGTCGATGTGTACCAGGATGTTGGTTCTACTCATGGTCCTGACTGCGCCAGTCGCACTGGCTACTGCCGATGAAACAGAACTTCCGATTGTCGCTCCGGAATCCGTTGGTCTCGATCCACAGCGCCTCGACAGGCTGACCGAGTTTTTGGAAAACGCCATCGCGGATGGCGAGATTGCCGGCGCTGTCGTGCTGGTGTCGCGGCACGGCTCGATTGCGCTTTACGAGGCCTTGGGCAAGCTCGGGCCGGCTGACGACACGCCCATGCCGAAGGACGCCATCTTTCGGATCTACTCGATGACAAAACCCATTACTGCCCTGACGGTGTTGCGCGCCGTCGAGCGTGGTGAGATCAGCCTTGTCGACAAACTAAGTCAGTACCTGCCAGCATTTGAGAACATGACGGTGCTGAACGAGCGCCACGTCAGGGGATTCAATGAGCCGGAACTTACGCGTCCCGCACTCGATCAGATTGTTCTTTTTGACCTGGTGCGGCACGCTGGCGGTTTTGGCGATGAGACGTTCTATCCGGGTTATGTCGGTGAGCAATTCAGAGCCGCCGGCATTGGCCACAACATGGAACTGACGCTGGCCGAAGCCGTCAAAAGCGCCGCTGAGATTCCGCTCCTGTATGACCCAGGAACTCACTTTAGCTATGCCGAGACGAACTTCACGGTCCTAGGCCGTGTGCTTGAGGTCGTACACGACAAGGCTATCGATGACATCTACGCCGAGGATATCTTCGGGCCTCTAGGGATGGTCGATACCGGATTCCAGATCCCGGCCGACAACGCCGATCGCCTCGCCCAACCCATTGAGCGCGCGAATGGGCCTGATGCCAATCTCGTATTCGATGCCGCGACGCCGCGCAACTATCACTCGACAGCAAACGGGCTCGTGTCCACAGCGCTCGACTACTGGCGGTTCGTGCAGATGCTGCTCGACGATGGGACCACTAAGGACGGCAATGTGTTCTTGGCGCCTGTGAGCGTCAACGCCATGTTAACCAATTCCATCTCAAACGTTGCCTTGGGCTACCATTACAATTTTGACAGCCTCATGATCGGGTGTTCCTGGGGTATCGGCATCGGCGTTTGCGGCGAGGATACCTCAAGCGCCGTCTTGTTCGGAGACAACACCTTCTTCTGGGTTGGGTACGGCGGAACATTCTTCCTGGCTAACCGCGACAGCAACTTCGCGATGTTGGTCATGATCCAACAACCCGACTATCTGGTCACTGGCTGGTCGCACCTATACAGTCTGGCGATGCAAAGCATCGTCGATTGACGAGCCGGCGACATTCCGCGACACGGAATGATGATCATGTGACAGGTCCAGATTGGCAGCGAGTTGCCGTTCGACACGAGCAGAGACCCGGTGCTTGAGTCCCGCGTTGACAAGCCGCCTGACACCCCGCGAAGATCACCTTTCCCGACATACCGCCGCACCCAGGACGGTATTGACACGACGGCCCCAACAACGGAGACCCCCATGAGCACGAACATGACCAATGGCCAGGCCCTGATGCAGCTCTTACAGGGTTACGGCATCGACACCGTGTTCGGCATGCCGGGGGTCCATACGCTGGAGTACTATCGCGGCATCGCCGATACCGAGATGAACCATGTCATGTTCCGCCACGAACAGGGCGGCGGCTTCATGGCCGACGGCTATGCCCGCATCTCCGGCAAACCGGCGGTTTGCTGCGTCATCACCGGTCCCGGCGTCACCAATATCGCGACCGCCGTCGGCAATGCCTATGCGGACTCGCAGCCAATGCTGGTGATCGCCAGCACCAACGCGACGGAGGACCTGGGCGCCGGGCGCGGCAGGCTGCACGAGATTACCGACCAGCGCGCGTCGATCGCGCCGTTGACCGCGTTTTCGCAGACCATCATGCACAGCACGTCAATTCCGTCGGCCGTCTCGCGTGCGTTCGAGGTGTTCGCCAACAGCCGGCCGCGGCCGGTGCATCTGGAACTGCCGATTGACAAGATCGCCGAGGCCGCCGAGTTCGCGGCCGATGCCAGCCCGCTTGCTGGTCGGCCCATGCCGGCGCCTGACTCGATCGAGCGGGCCGCCGCGCTGTGCAAGGGCGCCGAGCGACCCGTCATCATCGCCGGCGGCGGTGTCGTCGATCAAGGAGACGCAATTCTGGCAGTGGCCGAGCGGCTGGGCGCGGCCGTGCTGCTGACCACCGCCGCCAAGGGCGCGATCGACGAAGACCACGCGCTGAATGCCGGCAGCGGCATGTCATCGCCGTTGGTACACAGCTTCATCGGCGAATCGGACCTGGTCATCGCGGTCGGCACGGAGCTCTCGGAAACCGATACTTGGGTGCCGGGCTTCCTGCCGATCAACGGCAATCTGATCCGCATCGATATCGATGTGGAGAACCTGTCGCGCGATCTACCGCCCGATGCCGCGGTGCTGGGCGACGGCGGCGCGGCGCTCTCGATGCTGGCCGACGCCCTGTCCGCCGCCGCGAACGGGCGCGGCTTCGGCGATGGGAAAGCCATCGCCGCCTTGCGCAAGGCCGTCATCGACGAGGCGATGGCCGGTGACAAGGCCAAGAAACACGCAAAGGTGCTGGATTCGATCCGCGCCGCCCTGCCCGACAATGGCTGGCTGATCACCGACGCGACCCAACCCGGCTACATGGGCAACACCTATTACCGCACATCGACCCCGCGCAGTTACACACACCCAAGCGGCTACTGCACGCTTGGCTCGGCCATGCCGTCGGCGATCGGCGCGCGGCTCGGCGCGCCAGACCGTCCGGGCGTCACGTTGGCCGGCGATGCCGGTTTCCTGTTCACCGTTCAGGAACTCGCGACCGGTGTCGACGAAGGCGTCAGCCTGCCGATCATCCTGTGGAACAACGACGGTCTTGGCCAGATACGCGACGACATGATCGAAAAGGACATCAAGACGATAGGTGTCAGCCCACGCAATCCCGATTATCTGGCGTTGGCCAAGGCGTTTGGCGCCGAAGCCGTCGAACCAGACAGCCTCGATAGCCTGACCGGCGCCATGCGCGATGGCTTCACCGCCGGCCGCCCTGTGCTGATCCAGGTGCGCGAAGACGCCGATTATCTGAACTAGGTCGCCAAGATCGAGACCGATGCACGCCTCACATTGGTCCGATGTGAGGCGGCAGGTCTCAAGGTAAGGGGCTCTAGGTGCGGTAGCTGGTGTCGGTACGCTCGAGCCAGCGAATGATGGCGTCCCACTCGCGGTCGCCGCCCATGCCGCCAACATTGTCCGGATCACCGTAGACCGATGTCCGCTTTAGCTCCTCGTCGCCCGGCAGCAAGATATCCTGGCCCGACTGCATAACATCGACCTGCACCTTGCAACCGACCTCCAGGTTGTAAAGCGTCACAAAGGCTTCACCGACCGAGCGACCACAGGCGAGCAGGCCGTGGTTCTGCAGGATCATCGCCATGTTCTTCGGGCCTAAGTCGGCGGCCAAGGCGTCGCACTCTTCCTGGCCCGAGGTCTGGACATCCCAGTCGTGATAGGAAACATGACCATGGAAGAACATCGACTGCTGTACCAAGGGGAGCAGACCGCACTTCATGCACGAAACCGCCATGCCGGCACGGGTATGGCTGTGCAGCACCCAGTTGACGTCGGGCCTGGCCTTAAGCACCGCGTGATGTATGGCATGACCCGCGTAGTTGCAGCGATAATCACCGCGCACGACGTTGCCGTCATAGTCCAGCGTGATCAGGTTGGACGCGGTGATTTCCTCGAACAGCAATCCATAGGGGTTCAGCAGATAGAGCCCCTCTTCCGGCAGGCGCGCCGAGATGTGCGTGTAGATCAGATCGGTCCAACCATAGCGCACGAAAGCCCGGTAGAGCGCCGCCAGATTGCAGCGCAGTTCCCATTCCTCAGCACTGAACTCGGCGGGACGCAGGGCGGTGTTTGTTGCCACGATCTTGTATCCTCTTCGTATTGGAAAGTTACGCTGGTGAAGGGGTTGTAGAACATTTTTACAGCACTTTGCAACGACCATGGGGATGGCGATGAGCTTGTTGGTGACCGGCGGTACCGGGTTCGTCATGAGCAATCTGGTCCGTCATTGGCTAGAGCGCCACGAGGATCAACGGGTAGTCCTGGTCGATATCGCCGAACCGGATGCCATGGCCAGGCGTTTCTTCGAACCGGTCGCCGGCAGGCTGACCGCCGTTACCGGCGACGTCCGCAATCGCGACCTGCTGCCTGGCTTGGCGGAGGAACACGACATCGACCGCCTGGTGCACGGCGCGGCCATGACGCCGACCTCCGGCACAACCGAGGCGACCCAGGCGGCGATGATCGCCGGGGTCAACGTCATGGGAACCGTGCATGCGCTGGAACTGGCCCGCGCCCTGCCGGACTTGAAGCGCATGATCCACGTCAGCACTGGCAGCGTTTATGATACCGAAGGCCCCGCCGACGGTTCACCCTTGCCGGAAGACGGCTACGTCCGCCCCTTCCCAACCACGCTCTACCCGATCACCAAACTGACCGGCGAACTGATCGCCTCACGCTACCGCGACCTCTTTCACATCCCCCTCCACATTGCCCGGCTGGCCAGCGTCTATGGGCCGATGGACCGGTGGACGCCGGGCCGCGACTATGCCTGCGACCCCAACGTGCTCGTCCACAAGGCGGTTGCCGGCGAGCCCGTCACAATTGCCGGCGCCGAGGCGGTCGGCGACTTCATCCATTCGGGCGATGTCGCGCGCGCCATCGCCGACATGCTGGACGCACCGGCGCTGAATCATGATGTCTACAACATCGCCTATGGCGAACCGGTCACGCTCGCCGGGTTGGCCGACATCGTCGCCTCAACCGTACCGGGCTTCACCTGGTCCCCAACGACAAACGATGACGCGACGCTTACTGGGAATCCGGCGCGAAAGAGTGGAGCCTGGGGCGCCTACGACATCACGCGGCTGAAGGGCGATACCGGCTGGTCACCGCGCCCGCTGAACGACGCCATTGCGGACTACGTCGCCTGGGTGCGTGACATCGAAGAGCCGGCAGGCTGATGCAGGGCCGACCCTAATAGCCCCGGCGGCTTACCAGAGGCGTGCCCGTCAGCAGCGACACGAGATGCGCAAGCAGGACGACGATCAACACCAGGCAGACCATCTGTATGCCAAACCACGGAACCATGCGCGGCCGCCCAGGCTCCAGCGGACGGTGCGCCCGGACATAAGCGAGGACAAACAACGCGACGACCACGGCCAGCGCGATAAGGGTGACCGTCAGCGTCACGACCGGCGTCTCGCGTGCAAAGGGGTTTGCCCACCGTGAACTTGTCGCCTAGAGTCACAACACGACACGTCGCGCCGTTCTTGACAGGTCTCCATGCTGAGAAATCCGATCCCCTGGCCCAACGGGGCCCGCTGTGCTGTGGCCTTCACCTTCGACATGGACGGCGAGAGCCTGATCCATGTCAGCTATCCCGACACCGCCGACGCCAAGGTCGCCAGTACCTCTGACCTGCGCTACGGACCGGAGGTCGGTGTGCCGCGTATCCTGGATATCTACAAAAAGTTCGGGCTGCGCCAAACGTTTTTCATTCCCGGCTGGTGCATCGAAAACTATCCCGCGACCATCGAGGCGATCTTGGCCGACGGCCATGAGATCGGCCATCACGGCTGGCTTCACGGCAAGCCGAACCTGATGTCCGACAACGAAGAAGCCGATGACATCGCACGCGGCGTCGAGGCTATCGTCAAGGCCACAGGCTCCAAGCCGCGCGGTTTCCGCGCGCCGTCCTATGCCATGTCGCGCCGCACACTCGGTTTTCTGCAGGACCACGGCATGGTCTATGACGCGTCCTTGATGGGCGATGACATCCCCTATGTGGTCGAGAACGAACGCGGCAGCCTGGTTGAATTGCCCAGCCACTGGCCGCTTGATGACTGGACGCAGTACGTGACGTTCCCCGACTTCGGCGTCCGCCAACCGATCAAGGCACCGTCTGAGGCTTACAAGGTTCACGTCGAGGAGTTTGATGCCGCTTGGGAGCACGGTGCATTCTGGTGCGCGGTCTGGCATCCCTTCGTCAGCGGCCGGCTGGCGCGTGCCATGGCGATCGAACAACTCATCGAGCACATGTTGGAGAAAGGTGATGTCTGGTTCGCCCGCATGGACGAGATCGCCGATTACGTCAGTGGCTTGATCGCTGCAGGAACCTGGACGCCGCGCCGGCACGCCCTGCCGTTCTGGCCGGACGTGCCGATCCCCGCCGTCGCACCGAGACGCGCCTGAAAAAACAAAGGGAGATACCGATGGGCGACATGAAGCAGCAGCTTCTGCAGTGGATCGAAGAAGATCGCGACAAACTCATCGGCTTCTACAGCCAGTTCGTCGCCACGCCCAGCCCCAACCCGCCCGGCGATACCCGCGACGCCGTCGCCCATATCAGCACGTTCCTGCACGAGCACGACTTGGACTTCCGCCTGGTCGACCCTGAGCCGATGTTCCCCAATGTCGTCGCCAGCTTCGACGGTGACGGCGACGGCAAACATCTGGTCCTGAACGGACACATCGATGTTTTTCCCGCCGCCGACGAGGGTTGGCAGCACGGTGGCCCGTGGTCGGGCGCCATCGCCGACGACGCGGTCTGGGGGCGCGGCTCCGCCGATATGAAGTGCGGCACCAGCACGTCGATCTTCACCTACATGTATCTCAACCGCATCAAGGAATTCTTGAAGGGCAAGCTGACGCTGACCTGCGTTTCCGACGAGGAGACCTTTGGGCCCTGGGGCGCGCGCTACCTGGTCGAGCACCTGCCCGAAGTCCACGGCGATTGCTGCCTGAACGGCGAGCCGTCCAGCCCCTATTCGATCCGATTCGGCGAGAAGGGACCGTGGTGGATCAGCTTCCGCATTCGCACCAAGGGCGCCCACGGCGCCTATGTGCATGCCGGCGGCAGCGCGTCCTGGGCCGCCATGCAGTTCTGCCATGATCTGAGGGCGGTCGAAGAGATCGACACGCCGGCGCCGCACAATGTCGGCCAGGCGCTGGAAGAAGCGCGCGAGGAGACCGACCGCGCCATGGGCAAGGGCGCCAGCGACATCGTGCAAAAGGTGACGCTGAATATCGGCCGCATGGACGCCGGGCTGAAAGTGAACATGGTGCCCGACGAATGCGTGGTCGAAGCCGACATGCGCCTGCCCGTCGGCTGCGAGAAGGAACAGGTACAGAAGGTCATCGACGAGGTGCTTGCCCGCCACCCCGAAGTCGAGATGGAGGAGATGAACTACACCGCACCGTCGTGGTGCGATCCCTATGGCGAGATGGTGACGCACCTGCAGAACAACGTGGAGACGCTGCGCGGCTTCCGCCCGACGCCGGTTATCAGCCTTGGCGGCACCGATGCACGCTTGTGGCGCTATCTGGGCATCGGCGCCTATGTCTACGGCCCCTCGCCCGAGGGCATGGGCCAGCGCGACGAACACGTGCCCGTCGACGACTTCCTGCATACGGTCAAGAGCCACGTGCTGTCGGCTTATGACTACCTGACCAACGACTGACGGTTTAACCAACAACAACAAGGAGGACATCGATGCCGAGCCTGTCGGCCGATCTGATTCTGAAGAACGGACGCATCGCCACCCTGGATGATAACGAGACAATCGCTGAAGCCGTCGCCTGTTGGAACGGGCGCATCGTCACCGTTGGCTCGAACAGCGATGCTGATGCGCTAGCCGGACCCGGCACGCGCACAATCGATGTGGGCGGCAAGACGGTCATCCCCGGCATCATTGACAGCCACTGCCATCCCGATGCCCACGCCATCAACGACTACCTGTGGGAAGACGTGGGTCCGGAGGCGACCGACAGTATCGAAGCGCTTCTGAACCTGATCGATGCAAAGACCGCCGCCATGGGGCCGGGCGAGATGTTCCGCGGCCAGGGTTGGAACGATCAGAAATGCGGCGGTTACCCGACCCGCGATGAGCTCGACAAGGCCGGCAACGGCAGGCCCGTTTGGATCGGCCGCACCGACCACCACATCGCCGTCGTCAACAGCGCGACGTTCGAGCATTTCGGCGTCGCCGAAGACGTCGAGAACCCGCCCCACGGGCAGTACGATCGCGATCCCGAAACCGGCAAGCTTACCGGTCTGATGCGCGAAATGGCGGCCTGGGATTTGGAAGGTCTGATGAAGCAGGCCTATTCGGTCGATGACTACATCGCGGGCCTGAAGCAGGTCTTCCCGATGTATCACCGCCATGGCGTGACATCGCTGCACAACAGCCTGACCCAGCAGAAGGCCGTTCACGCCTATCAGCGCATGCGCGACGCCGGCGACCTCACCATGCGGATGGGCATCATCATCGACGGGCGCGACGACGACATGGTCGACGGCTACATCGGCGCTGGCATCAAGACCGGCTTCGGTGATGAGTGGATCCGCGTGGTCGGTATCGAGTGGTGCCCAGACTGCTCCGTCAGCGGCCGTACCGCCGCCTTCTACGAGCCCTATATCGGCGAGCCCGTGCCGGGCGAACCGGTGCCCAATACCGGCATGCTGCTCTATACGGCCGAAGACCTGATCCCACGCGTCAAGCGCGCCCACAAAGCGGGCCTGCGCGTCTGTGTCGAGGGCCTGGGCGACCGCGGCATCGACTTCGCGCTCGACGCCATCGAAGCGGCGCTCGAAGAAACCCCGCGCGACGATCACAGGAGCCGGGTCGAGCACTGCTGCAATGTGACCCCGGCGATCCTGGATCGGCTGACAAAGCTGGAGGTCACCGACAGTTCGGCGACCGGTTTCATGTACAGCCTGGGCGATGCCTATATCGCCAACCGCGGCGGCCAGGCGATGGAGGACATGTTCCCGCACCGTGCCCTGATCGACGCCGGCGTGCCGGCGCCCGGCCATTCCGATGCCAACGTCTGCTCGACCAACCCGTGGCTGGTCTTCTACAGCCTGGTCAACCGCAAGACCGACACCGGCCAGCCCTTCGGCCAGACCCAGAAGATCAGTGTGACCGAGGCGCTGCGCACCTACACGACACTCGGCGCCTGGACCGGTTTCGAAGAGGACCTGAAGGGCGACATCGCGCCGGGCAAGCTGGCCGACTTTGCGATTCTGAATGATGATCCCTGGTCGATGGATACAGAACAGCTGCGCGACATGGCGGTGGCGGAGACCATCGTCGGCGGCAAGACCGTGTTCGAGGGAAGTTGATACGCTTGTCGTACTACGCATCTCGTAGTAAGCTGACCCATGATTCAATCATGGGGATCGTCGGTAACCCGTCGCTTTGCCGAGTCGGGGAAGCTACGCGGGTTCGCCGGATTGGATGTGGACGCCGCTGTGGATCTTCTCGCCTCGCTAAACGCGGCGACTTCGCTGAGTGATCTGAGCCCGCTGAAAAGTGTTGGACTGCACAAGCTAAAGGGCGATCGGCGAGGCCAGTGGGCAATGACCGTTAATGGACCATGGCGAATCTGTTTTCGTTTTCGCGACGGCGACGCGTACGACGTCGAGATCGTCAACTATCACAAAGGTTAGAGCATGCTACCCGTACACCCAGGACGTATTCTCTCTCGCGAACTCAAGGCGCGCGATCTCTCAGCCAACCGACTTGCTTTGGCACTGCGTGTACCATCCGGGCGCATCACCGAGATCGTAAACGGCAAGCGAGGCATCAGCGCCGAAACGGCCTTGCGCCTCGCCGCATACTTCGGCACAGCACCTCAGTTTTGGATGAACCTGCAAAGCCAGTTCGAACTGGCTGTTGCCGAACGTGAGCTGGGGGACAGGATCAAGGCCGAAGTCGAAAACGCGGCATAGGGGATACAATGACATTACAAGCCGACCTTATCCTGCACGGCGGCAAGATCGCCACGCTGGATGAACAAGAGACGGTCGTCGACGCTGTAGCGTGCTGGCGTGGCCGCATCATCGCCACCGGCTCAAGCGACGAGGTCATGGCCTGGCGTGGTGATTCGACACGCATCACCGACCTCGGCGGTCAGACCGCCATTCCCGGGCTGATCGACAGCCATTGCCATCCGGACTCCCACGCCATCACGGCGACCTTGTGGGAGGAGGTCAAACCGAACCGCATCGGCTCGGTCGACGCCATGCTGAAGCTGGTCGCGGAGAAGACCGCCACCATGGCGGAC
The Pseudomonadota bacterium genome window above contains:
- a CDS encoding type II toxin-antitoxin system RelE/ParE family toxin — encoded protein: MIQSWGSSVTRRFAESGKLRGFAGLDVDAAVDLLASLNAATSLSDLSPLKSVGLHKLKGDRRGQWAMTVNGPWRICFRFRDGDAYDVEIVNYHKG
- a CDS encoding HigA family addiction module antitoxin, coding for MLPVHPGRILSRELKARDLSANRLALALRVPSGRITEIVNGKRGISAETALRLAAYFGTAPQFWMNLQSQFELAVAERELGDRIKAEVENAA